The Cyprinus carpio isolate SPL01 chromosome A19, ASM1834038v1, whole genome shotgun sequence genome has a segment encoding these proteins:
- the LOC109077891 gene encoding tyrosine-protein kinase STYK1-like — FLYFSPHTESASARERQSFLGFAHFLSELGPHPSLPKLLGVVTVQTPLMIALEELEHRDLLSFLWRCRQDHTGQEAPCDMTEKRIFTMGTQIGSALEYLHSKNYITGNVKARSVLVGRDLSVKLWGLGPAYRRKTSTASTEYVEDMEMRKWQAPEALARQPLQQSSDIWSFGILLYEMVTLGEPPFPNIIASELLNYAVL; from the exons TTCTTATACTTTTCCCCCCATACAGAATCAGCCAGTGCCAGAGAGCGCCAGTCTTTTCTGGGGTTTGCCCACTTTCTTTCAGAGTTGGGACCGCATCCATCGCTGCCCAAACTGCTGGGGGTGGTGACTGTGCAGACACCCTTGATGATTGCATTGGAGGAGCTGGAACATCGAGACCTGCTGAGCTTCCTGTGGAGGTGCAGACAG GACCACACAGGTCAGGAGGCACCGTGTGACATGACTGAAAAACGAATCTTTACCATGGGCACTCAGATTGGATCTGCACTG GAGTACCTGCATAGTAAGAACTACATCACCGGCAATGTCAAAGCTCGAAGCGTCCTGGTTGGTCGGGACCTGTCGGTCAAGCTATGGGGTTTGGGTCCGGCATATCGCAGAAAAACGAGTACAGCCTCTACAGAATATGTGGAAGATATGGAAATGAGAAAGTGGCAAGCTCCAGAAGCATTAGCACGGCAACCTCTCCAGCAAAGCAGCGACAT ATGGTCCTTTGGCATTTTGCTGTATGAGATGGTGACATTAG GAGAGCCCCCCTTTCCCAACATCATAGCCAGCGAACTTCTCAACTATGCTGTGCTCTAA
- the LOC109077897 gene encoding solute carrier family 2, facilitated glucose transporter member 3-like isoform X1: MEGEKKQVTCYLLFSLLTAVIGSLQFGYNTGVINAPEQQLRAFFNATWMERYGEPIKPGVCTIVWSFAVAIFSVGGMMGSFSVGVIANKFGRRKSMFLVNILALIGGGLMGLCTLCSSFEMIIAGRLIIGLFCGLFTGLTPMYVGEVSPTPLRGAFGTLHQLGVVIGILIAQIFGLEYLLGSYKLWPVLLSLTVLPAIVQCILLPFCPESPRYLLINLNEEEQARKALVRLRGYEDVGKDMQDMKEESAKMAMEKKVTIPELFRIAAYRQPLLIAVMLHLSQQLSGINAVFYYSTGIFKSAGVSQPIYATIGAGAVNTVFTVVSLFLVERAGRRTLHLIGLGGMAISALAMTIALLLKDIEAVRYLSIAAVFAFVAMFEMGPGPIPWFIVAELFSQGPRPAAMAVAGCSNWTANFLVGISFPKLEELCGPYVFIIFMIFLIIFFIFTYFKVPETKGRTFDDIARGFSGAPPPTATSVEEPGRAALPASPVKEKIPLVEASKSSSEQGASSSKQAAADATKPSSVTQPLMDSSKEEKSNSNI, from the exons ATGGAGGGGGAGAAG aagcagGTAACATGCTACCTCCTGTTTTCTTTATTAACGGCTGTAATTGGCTCCCTACAGTTTGGCTACAACACAGGAGTCATAAATGCCCCCGAACAG CAACTGCGGGCATTTTTTAATGCCACATGGATGGAGCGTTATGGGGAGCCCATCAAGCCGGGGGTGTGCACCATTGTGTGGAGCTTTGCTGTGGCCATCTTTAGTGTGGGTGGAATGATGGGATCATTCAGTGTCGGTGTCATAGCCAACAAATTTGGAAG ACGTAAATCTATGTTCCTTGTGAATATCTTGGCTCTGATTGGCGGGGGTCTCATGGGGTTGTGCACTCTCTGCTCCTCCTTTGAGATGATCATTGCCGGTCGACTAATTATTGGGTTGTTCTGTGGTCTCTTCACTGGTCTCACTCCAATGTATGTTGGGGAAGTGTCGCCGACTCCCCTCCGTGGGGCCTTTGGGACCCTGCACCAGCTTGGTGTCGTTATTGGCATCTTAATCGCACAG ATTTTTGGTTTGGAGTATCTGCTGGGTTCATATAAGCTCTGGCCTGTACTTCTATCTCTAACTGTGCTACCTGCCATCGTGCAATGTATACTGCTTCCGTTCTGTCCAGAGAGCCCTCGATACCTGCTCATTAACCTCAATGAGGAAGAACAGGCCCgcaaag CCCTGGTGCGTCTCCGTGGTTACGAGGATGTGGGGAAGGACATGCAGGATATGAAGGAGGAGAGTGCGAAGATGGCCATGGAGAAGAAGGTGACCATCCCAGAGCTCTTCCGAATCGCTGCTTACCGCCAGCCTCTGCTCATCGCTGTCATGCTGCACCTGTCCCAGCAGCTCTCTGGCATCAACGCT GTTTTTTATTACTCAACTGGTATTTTTAAGTCAGCTGGAGTGTCTCAGCCCATTTATGCCACTATTGGAGCTGGAGCAGTCAACACTGTCTTTACTGTAGTATCT CTCTTTTTGGTGGAGAGGGCGGGACGAAGAACTTTGCACCTTATTGGTTTGGGTGGAATGGCCATCAGTGCCTTGGCCATGACCATTGCTCTCTTATTG AAGGACATTGAGGCTGTTCGGTACCTCAGCATTGCTGCAGTTTTTGCCTTTGTGGCCATGTTTGAGATGGGTCCTGGACCCATTCCCTGGTTCATAGTGGCTGAACTGTTCTCCCAGGGGCCACGTCCTGCCGCCATGGCCGTTGCAGGATGCTCCAACTGGACAGCCAACTTTCTTGTGGGAATAAGTTTCCCTAAACTGGAG GAGCTGTGCGGGCCATATGTCTTCATTATATTCATGATCTTCctcatcatcttcttcatctttACATACTTCAAAGTTCCGGAGACCAAAGGGCGAACTTTTGATGACATCGCCCGTGGTTTTAGCGGGGCTCCGCCTCCGACTGCCACCTCGGTGGAGGAGCCCGGCAGAGCCGCACTTCCAGCTTCTCCGGTCAAAGAAAAGATCCCATTGGTGGAAGCTTCCAAATCTTCCTCGGAACAGGGTGCAAGCTCATCTAAGCAAGCTGCGGCAGATGCTACAAAACCTAGCTCAGTTACCCAGCCACTGATGGATTCTAGTAAAGAGGAGAAATCTAATTCCAACATCTAA
- the LOC109077897 gene encoding solute carrier family 2, facilitated glucose transporter member 3-like isoform X2 → MERYGEPIKPGVCTIVWSFAVAIFSVGGMMGSFSVGVIANKFGRRKSMFLVNILALIGGGLMGLCTLCSSFEMIIAGRLIIGLFCGLFTGLTPMYVGEVSPTPLRGAFGTLHQLGVVIGILIAQIFGLEYLLGSYKLWPVLLSLTVLPAIVQCILLPFCPESPRYLLINLNEEEQARKALVRLRGYEDVGKDMQDMKEESAKMAMEKKVTIPELFRIAAYRQPLLIAVMLHLSQQLSGINAVFYYSTGIFKSAGVSQPIYATIGAGAVNTVFTVVSLFLVERAGRRTLHLIGLGGMAISALAMTIALLLKDIEAVRYLSIAAVFAFVAMFEMGPGPIPWFIVAELFSQGPRPAAMAVAGCSNWTANFLVGISFPKLEELCGPYVFIIFMIFLIIFFIFTYFKVPETKGRTFDDIARGFSGAPPPTATSVEEPGRAALPASPVKEKIPLVEASKSSSEQGASSSKQAAADATKPSSVTQPLMDSSKEEKSNSNI, encoded by the exons ATGGAGCGTTATGGGGAGCCCATCAAGCCGGGGGTGTGCACCATTGTGTGGAGCTTTGCTGTGGCCATCTTTAGTGTGGGTGGAATGATGGGATCATTCAGTGTCGGTGTCATAGCCAACAAATTTGGAAG ACGTAAATCTATGTTCCTTGTGAATATCTTGGCTCTGATTGGCGGGGGTCTCATGGGGTTGTGCACTCTCTGCTCCTCCTTTGAGATGATCATTGCCGGTCGACTAATTATTGGGTTGTTCTGTGGTCTCTTCACTGGTCTCACTCCAATGTATGTTGGGGAAGTGTCGCCGACTCCCCTCCGTGGGGCCTTTGGGACCCTGCACCAGCTTGGTGTCGTTATTGGCATCTTAATCGCACAG ATTTTTGGTTTGGAGTATCTGCTGGGTTCATATAAGCTCTGGCCTGTACTTCTATCTCTAACTGTGCTACCTGCCATCGTGCAATGTATACTGCTTCCGTTCTGTCCAGAGAGCCCTCGATACCTGCTCATTAACCTCAATGAGGAAGAACAGGCCCgcaaag CCCTGGTGCGTCTCCGTGGTTACGAGGATGTGGGGAAGGACATGCAGGATATGAAGGAGGAGAGTGCGAAGATGGCCATGGAGAAGAAGGTGACCATCCCAGAGCTCTTCCGAATCGCTGCTTACCGCCAGCCTCTGCTCATCGCTGTCATGCTGCACCTGTCCCAGCAGCTCTCTGGCATCAACGCT GTTTTTTATTACTCAACTGGTATTTTTAAGTCAGCTGGAGTGTCTCAGCCCATTTATGCCACTATTGGAGCTGGAGCAGTCAACACTGTCTTTACTGTAGTATCT CTCTTTTTGGTGGAGAGGGCGGGACGAAGAACTTTGCACCTTATTGGTTTGGGTGGAATGGCCATCAGTGCCTTGGCCATGACCATTGCTCTCTTATTG AAGGACATTGAGGCTGTTCGGTACCTCAGCATTGCTGCAGTTTTTGCCTTTGTGGCCATGTTTGAGATGGGTCCTGGACCCATTCCCTGGTTCATAGTGGCTGAACTGTTCTCCCAGGGGCCACGTCCTGCCGCCATGGCCGTTGCAGGATGCTCCAACTGGACAGCCAACTTTCTTGTGGGAATAAGTTTCCCTAAACTGGAG GAGCTGTGCGGGCCATATGTCTTCATTATATTCATGATCTTCctcatcatcttcttcatctttACATACTTCAAAGTTCCGGAGACCAAAGGGCGAACTTTTGATGACATCGCCCGTGGTTTTAGCGGGGCTCCGCCTCCGACTGCCACCTCGGTGGAGGAGCCCGGCAGAGCCGCACTTCCAGCTTCTCCGGTCAAAGAAAAGATCCCATTGGTGGAAGCTTCCAAATCTTCCTCGGAACAGGGTGCAAGCTCATCTAAGCAAGCTGCGGCAGATGCTACAAAACCTAGCTCAGTTACCCAGCCACTGATGGATTCTAGTAAAGAGGAGAAATCTAATTCCAACATCTAA